A genomic window from Caldicellulosiruptor kronotskyensis 2002 includes:
- a CDS encoding ABC transporter ATP-binding protein, whose translation MKKVLEVYNIEVKLGKQTILKTVSFDIEEGKIVGLVGPNGAGKSTTMKTIVGFIFPERGKVLINGYDVYREKEKALAGVDALIENPAFYENISGFDNLKLWKDFKKVTREQIIENAMMCGLTSEQLKKKVKKYSTGLKQRLALTKVLLGNPKFVILDEPTNGLDPTGKIEFKEIIKKVKKEKGTTFLISSHLLDELEDLCDKFVFINNGKIIKELEKSDIMQSQKYTIIFKSKKEEVLNVLDELHIKYYSIGGNEVEIELDGADITEINSYLMSKNIRVEEIKRKKKDLEEVYREIFIDNIGC comes from the coding sequence TTGAAAAAAGTTTTAGAAGTATACAATATTGAAGTAAAATTAGGGAAACAAACTATATTGAAAACTGTTAGCTTTGATATAGAAGAGGGGAAAATAGTAGGGCTTGTTGGACCAAATGGAGCTGGAAAAAGTACCACAATGAAGACAATTGTAGGTTTCATATTTCCTGAAAGGGGGAAGGTTTTAATAAATGGTTATGATGTTTACAGGGAAAAGGAAAAAGCGTTGGCAGGAGTAGATGCTTTAATCGAAAATCCAGCTTTTTACGAGAATATTAGTGGATTTGACAATTTAAAGTTATGGAAAGATTTTAAGAAAGTAACGAGAGAACAAATAATTGAAAATGCAATGATGTGTGGACTTACTTCAGAGCAGTTGAAAAAAAAAGTAAAGAAGTATTCAACTGGGTTGAAGCAACGGCTTGCTCTAACGAAGGTCTTATTGGGTAATCCAAAATTTGTAATCTTAGATGAACCCACTAATGGATTAGATCCGACAGGGAAGATAGAGTTCAAGGAAATAATAAAGAAAGTAAAGAAAGAAAAAGGCACAACTTTTCTTATTTCATCCCATTTATTGGACGAATTAGAGGATTTATGCGATAAGTTTGTTTTTATTAATAACGGAAAAATTATAAAAGAATTAGAAAAAAGTGATATTATGCAATCGCAAAAATACACAATTATTTTTAAAAGTAAAAAAGAAGAAGTTTTAAATGTTCTTGATGAGTTGCATATAAAGTATTACAGCATAGGGGGAAACGAAGTGGAAATTGAGTTAGATGGGGCAGATATAACCGAGATAAATAGCTATTTAATGTCAAAGAATATTAGAGTAGAAGAAATCAAAAGAAAGAAGAAAGATTTAGAGGAAGTTTATAGAGAAATTTTTATTGACAATATAGGTTGTTGA
- a CDS encoding HlyD family efflux transporter periplasmic adaptor subunit, which produces MREVIYDFGELRESKLLYESEIPRYGLFITYILLALIIGLVLWSIAGKIDINVKVQGIIRPWEDEAKVISYVGGKVKEVFVKEGEYVKKGEVLFKIDDEEYVKKRDLLRQQLGEYEKKIDDLKELRNSIEKGESLRNKNNAYYLRYLSYSYEVNELRKAAEEARVQREYSIMDFKKQTESLDEKIKNIDKFESTLKEIKEIVDKGEQIKLAKYDIGYLGFMLNEIEVYNQQVKAKLDGSDIQKKILVSKIDSKLDELKQTKNELILQKQKVEGQLKLLNISGDDTKGDIEKYKLDVLQQIDNEINNLSNEIKNLKISLDETEKLIESCNIRAEKDGYVEYSAELVSGAVINGGAEIGRIVGSQAKGFKVIGYIPNTKGSGIERGQSVKVKLAGTDGLNVVEGQVVKVSRDIKVVTQNGQGFYEVEVEVKNVPTGINLKAGQACEMSIVVEQKRVIEWVLEKMGLRL; this is translated from the coding sequence ATGAGAGAGGTAATATATGATTTTGGAGAGCTTAGGGAAAGTAAGCTTTTGTACGAGTCAGAGATTCCAAGGTATGGACTTTTTATTACATACATTTTGCTTGCCTTAATAATAGGACTTGTTTTGTGGAGTATTGCAGGGAAAATTGATATAAATGTGAAGGTTCAAGGAATAATAAGACCTTGGGAAGATGAAGCAAAGGTGATAAGTTATGTTGGAGGGAAGGTAAAAGAGGTTTTTGTAAAAGAAGGTGAATATGTAAAGAAAGGTGAGGTTCTATTTAAAATTGATGATGAGGAGTATGTAAAGAAGAGGGATTTGTTAAGACAGCAATTGGGCGAATATGAGAAAAAGATTGATGATTTGAAAGAATTGAGAAATAGCATAGAAAAAGGAGAAAGTCTCAGGAATAAAAATAATGCATACTATTTGAGGTACTTGAGCTATAGTTATGAGGTAAACGAATTAAGAAAAGCTGCAGAAGAAGCAAGAGTACAAAGAGAATACAGTATAATGGATTTTAAAAAGCAGACGGAGAGTTTGGATGAGAAAATCAAAAATATTGATAAATTTGAAAGCACGTTGAAAGAAATAAAAGAGATTGTCGACAAAGGTGAACAAATTAAGCTTGCCAAATATGATATAGGGTATTTGGGATTTATGTTAAATGAAATAGAAGTTTACAATCAGCAGGTGAAGGCAAAATTGGATGGTAGTGATATACAGAAGAAGATTTTAGTATCGAAAATAGATTCAAAGCTTGATGAGCTAAAGCAGACAAAAAATGAGTTGATTTTACAAAAACAGAAAGTAGAAGGGCAGCTGAAGCTGCTAAACATTTCAGGTGATGATACAAAAGGAGATATTGAGAAGTATAAGCTGGATGTGCTACAGCAGATTGATAATGAGATTAATAATCTAAGTAATGAAATAAAGAATTTAAAAATCAGTTTAGATGAAACAGAGAAGTTGATAGAAAGCTGTAATATAAGAGCGGAAAAAGATGGTTATGTTGAATACAGTGCTGAATTGGTCAGTGGAGCGGTGATAAATGGTGGAGCTGAGATTGGCAGAATAGTTGGCAGCCAAGCGAAAGGATTTAAGGTTATTGGATACATACCAAACACAAAAGGCAGTGGTATAGAAAGAGGGCAAAGTGTAAAAGTGAAATTGGCAGGAACAGATGGCTTGAATGTAGTAGAAGGACAAGTTGTTAAGGTATCGCGGGATATAAAGGTAGTAACTCAAAATGGGCAAGGGTTTTATGAGGTTGAAGTAGAAGTGAAGAATGTTCCAACGGGTATTAATTTGAAAGCAGGGCAAGCCTGTGAGATGAGCATAGTGGTTGAGCAAAAGCGAGTGATTGAATGGGTTTTAGAAAAGATGGGATTGAGGTTATGA
- a CDS encoding cysteine peptidase family C39 domain-containing protein: MIEYLYYGIIILSLWAVLPLLFMLLISMLAYFFKKNDFIIRRIMKIGLGLGNENDDGIQRQMKHFDCGKTVLSQILMDFELFHSDLSLPEPSSMKDIVEVASKHGCLAYGYSEATLTLIEESIKRNGKVMTLLKIYYPFEGWWVKPAKLMLKVLIGKEDLYHWVMVEKIHEKYICIIDPYFGKIKLSKSSFEDCWTKKVIFIYNPITNSETIAKRWEDNICIP; the protein is encoded by the coding sequence ATGATAGAATATTTATATTATGGGATTATTATATTGTCTCTATGGGCTGTATTGCCTCTATTGTTTATGTTGTTGATTTCTATGTTAGCGTATTTTTTCAAGAAAAACGACTTTATAATTAGACGTATTATGAAAATTGGATTAGGACTCGGAAATGAAAATGATGATGGAATCCAGAGGCAAATGAAGCATTTTGATTGTGGAAAGACAGTTTTAAGCCAAATTTTAATGGATTTTGAGCTTTTTCATTCTGATTTATCATTGCCAGAACCTAGTTCAATGAAAGATATTGTTGAGGTTGCCTCAAAGCATGGTTGTTTAGCTTACGGTTATAGTGAAGCAACACTCACGCTAATTGAAGAGAGTATTAAAAGGAATGGCAAGGTGATGACACTTTTAAAAATTTATTACCCATTTGAGGGATGGTGGGTAAAACCTGCTAAATTAATGTTAAAAGTTCTAATTGGGAAAGAAGATTTGTATCATTGGGTTATGGTAGAGAAAATACACGAGAAATATATTTGCATTATTGATCCTTATTTCGGTAAAATAAAATTGTCAAAATCCTCTTTTGAAGATTGTTGGACAAAAAAAGTTATATTTATTTATAATCCAATTACTAATAGCGAAACTATTGCAAAAAGATGGGAGGATAACATATGTATCCCATAG
- a CDS encoding ABC transporter permease subunit, with protein MNKLKLLSKLLKLEIKKMLDNKTFLYLIVAMAICYILAIIFTLWGLKLTGGANLRETIKAKEETLKSEKKYLQWLKNKKRSQKEVLYQVEKIKEIEREINQLRLLSSNNDLKTQMEERIKMMENALKQAKITRERFKMEAEIHYLRKLYEKKIYVWDKQMLYSKNGLFTASMANEVFIRFLLPVFIVFALLKSTQINEVKNKTIRNMMLLPCSRMKLWMAQFLSNSFVIVSTYVIVNILVTAILFFSLENKRIDIPVRIYKWQIIAKDVIIDPSKIEFMPIIQQYISTLIITVVTLCMLVSINMFVNVLFWNENLSFIFISALLFIPKIIWTNITNKSYFLLNPYSLYVSTEIANLEISGVYNIPINSSMIYLGLIVLWTTLFLLVGGLIFERRKVY; from the coding sequence GTGAATAAACTTAAATTATTATCAAAGTTGTTGAAGTTAGAGATTAAAAAGATGTTAGATAACAAAACGTTTTTATATTTAATAGTAGCAATGGCTATATGTTATATTTTGGCAATTATATTTACTCTTTGGGGATTAAAACTTACTGGGGGAGCTAATTTAAGAGAAACAATAAAAGCAAAAGAAGAAACTTTAAAAAGTGAAAAGAAGTATTTACAATGGTTAAAAAATAAGAAAAGGTCACAAAAAGAAGTTTTATATCAGGTAGAAAAGATTAAAGAAATAGAAAGAGAAATTAATCAATTAAGATTGTTGTCAAGTAATAATGATTTGAAAACTCAAATGGAAGAAAGAATAAAAATGATGGAAAATGCACTTAAACAGGCGAAAATTACCAGAGAAAGGTTTAAAATGGAAGCAGAAATACACTATTTAAGAAAACTATATGAGAAAAAAATTTATGTATGGGACAAACAAATGTTGTACTCAAAAAATGGCTTATTTACGGCATCTATGGCAAATGAAGTTTTTATTAGATTTTTACTTCCAGTTTTTATTGTGTTTGCACTTTTGAAAAGTACTCAAATAAACGAAGTAAAAAATAAGACAATAAGAAATATGATGCTTCTTCCTTGCAGCAGAATGAAATTATGGATGGCACAGTTTTTATCAAATTCATTTGTTATAGTTTCGACTTATGTTATTGTAAACATTCTTGTCACTGCCATCTTGTTTTTTAGTTTAGAAAACAAAAGAATAGATATTCCTGTAAGGATATATAAATGGCAAATTATAGCAAAAGATGTAATAATTGATCCTTCAAAAATTGAATTTATGCCGATAATTCAACAATATATAAGTACTTTAATAATTACCGTTGTTACATTATGTATGCTTGTTTCAATTAATATGTTTGTAAATGTACTATTTTGGAATGAAAATTTGTCTTTCATATTTATAAGTGCTCTTTTATTTATTCCTAAGATTATATGGACAAATATAACAAACAAGAGCTATTTTCTTTTAAATCCTTATTCTCTTTACGTAAGTACAGAGATTGCAAACCTAGAAATTTCGGGAGTTTATAATATACCAATTAACAGTAGCATGATTTATTTGGGTCTTATTGTGTTGTGGACAACTTTATTTCTGCTTGTAGGTGGATTAATTTTTGAGCGAAGAAAAGTATATTGA
- a CDS encoding class IIb bacteriocin, lactobin A/cerein 7B family, giving the protein MNEVALKGFLVLNEKEMCKVEGGVGPVAMFAIRVGASIVGGAIIRAIDGAIEGATGKDIKTHARDFVRSLLD; this is encoded by the coding sequence ATGAATGAGGTTGCTTTGAAAGGCTTTTTAGTACTAAATGAAAAAGAGATGTGTAAGGTGGAAGGTGGAGTAGGTCCAGTTGCAATGTTTGCAATACGAGTTGGTGCGTCAATTGTGGGAGGTGCAATCATTCGTGCAATAGACGGTGCAATAGAAGGAGCAACAGGCAAAGATATAAAGACACATGCGAGAGACTTTGTTCGTAGCCTGCTTGATTAA
- a CDS encoding ABC transporter ATP-binding protein has product MYPIETIELTKIYRRSSQGIEGIEKINLKLSEGQILSLLGPNGAGKTTFIKIITSQILPDSGEVFIYGNPLHKIIKESQIFIRQQIGYLPETPFFYAKLTGWEFARFMESIYNYPLEEGGNLSFHSIADAFNLTSHLNKLIASYSQGMLRKLVLCFAITFGKKIIILDEPSNGLDPDSYLTLKDILRECRAQKRAILLSTHHLSLAQEIADEIAIFHHGHIKCKVKNDGSVEALYKKIIHEVKSIE; this is encoded by the coding sequence ATGTATCCCATAGAAACTATAGAGCTTACAAAGATATATCGAAGAAGTTCTCAAGGGATTGAAGGAATAGAAAAGATAAACCTTAAGCTTTCAGAGGGACAGATACTATCATTGTTAGGACCTAATGGTGCAGGAAAAACTACTTTCATTAAAATAATTACTTCTCAAATATTACCTGACAGTGGTGAGGTATTTATTTATGGAAATCCACTTCACAAAATAATTAAAGAATCTCAAATATTCATTCGACAACAAATTGGATATTTACCAGAAACGCCGTTTTTCTACGCCAAATTAACAGGTTGGGAATTTGCAAGATTTATGGAGAGTATATATAATTATCCTTTAGAAGAAGGTGGTAATTTGAGTTTTCATAGTATCGCAGACGCTTTTAATTTAACTTCTCACTTAAATAAATTAATAGCTTCTTATTCGCAAGGCATGTTACGCAAGCTTGTTCTTTGTTTTGCAATAACTTTTGGCAAAAAAATTATTATTCTTGATGAACCTTCAAACGGTTTAGATCCTGATAGTTATTTGACATTAAAAGATATCTTGCGCGAATGTAGAGCTCAGAAAAGAGCTATTTTGCTTTCTACACATCATTTATCTTTGGCCCAAGAGATTGCAGATGAAATTGCAATATTTCATCATGGGCATATAAAATGTAAAGTAAAAAACGATGGCTCAGTAGAAGCGTTATACAAAAAAATTATTCACGAGGTGAAAAGTATAGAATGA